One window of the Burkholderia sp. FERM BP-3421 genome contains the following:
- the phnG gene encoding phosphonate C-P lyase system protein PhnG yields the protein MNPCSSSDACFSPAARRAWLAVLARAPRDALASALERVLAGGAPPAYDWLRPPEIGLAMVRGRIGGTGDAFNLGEATVTRATLRLRAAEVGPPATVGVACHLGRDKRRAELAALADALLQLPERHARAHAELIEPFRAQQAAERAARARETATTRVEFFTMVRGD from the coding sequence ATGAACCCCTGTTCTAGTTCCGATGCCTGTTTTTCCCCGGCCGCGCGGCGCGCCTGGCTCGCCGTGCTGGCGCGCGCGCCGCGCGATGCACTGGCGAGCGCGCTCGAGCGCGTGCTGGCCGGCGGCGCGCCGCCGGCCTATGACTGGCTGCGGCCGCCCGAGATCGGCCTTGCGATGGTGCGCGGGCGGATCGGCGGCACGGGCGATGCGTTCAACCTGGGCGAGGCCACCGTCACGCGCGCGACCTTGCGCCTGCGCGCGGCCGAAGTCGGGCCGCCGGCGACCGTGGGCGTCGCCTGCCACCTGGGGCGCGACAAGCGCCGCGCCGAGCTGGCCGCGCTGGCCGATGCGCTGCTGCAGCTGCCCGAGCGGCATGCGCGGGCGCACGCCGAGCTGATCGAGCCGTTCCGCGCGCAACAGGCCGCCGAGCGCGCGGCGCGCGCACGCGAGACCGCGACGACGCGGGTCGAATTCTTCACGATGGTACGAGGCGATTGA
- the phnF gene encoding phosphonate metabolism transcriptional regulator PhnF yields MTSNEMPDTPHPLERGGGVAVWRQIEQILAAEIAADGFGEDGRLPSEGELAKRFDVNRHTVRRAVLGLAASGLVSIEQGRGTFVQSGAIDYTIGRRTRFTENLTRHQHTAGGRMLSAARVKADPVVAKALGLRAGAYVYRIESIHEADGVPLTYAHSSYPAARFADLPDALDRHDRVTDALAEYGVTDYLRKWSRIGSVLPEANVARRLNLNRQQPVLWVENVDVDLEGRPIKYGVTHFAADRVQLVIDNDDVPGDAR; encoded by the coding sequence ATGACATCGAACGAAATGCCCGATACGCCCCATCCGCTCGAACGCGGCGGCGGCGTGGCCGTCTGGCGGCAGATCGAGCAGATCCTCGCCGCGGAGATCGCCGCGGACGGCTTCGGCGAGGACGGCCGGCTGCCGAGCGAGGGCGAGCTGGCCAAGCGCTTCGACGTGAACCGCCACACGGTGCGGCGCGCCGTGCTGGGGCTCGCCGCCTCGGGGCTCGTGAGCATCGAACAGGGGCGCGGCACCTTCGTGCAGTCGGGCGCGATCGACTACACGATCGGCCGGCGCACCCGCTTCACCGAGAACCTGACCCGCCATCAGCACACGGCTGGCGGCCGGATGCTGTCAGCCGCGCGCGTGAAGGCCGACCCGGTCGTCGCGAAAGCGCTCGGGCTGCGTGCGGGCGCCTATGTGTACCGCATCGAATCGATCCACGAAGCCGACGGCGTGCCGCTCACCTACGCGCACAGCAGCTATCCGGCCGCGCGCTTCGCGGATCTGCCCGATGCGCTCGATCGTCATGACCGCGTCACCGACGCGCTCGCCGAATACGGCGTGACCGACTACCTGCGCAAGTGGAGCCGGATCGGCAGCGTGCTGCCCGAGGCGAACGTCGCGCGACGTCTGAATCTCAACCGGCAGCAGCCGGTGCTGTGGGTCGAGAACGTCGACGTCGACCTGGAAGGCCGGCCGATCAAGTACGGGGTCACGCATTTCGCGGCGGACCGCGTGCAGTTGGTGATCGACAACGACGACGTGCCCGGCGATGCGCGCTGA
- a CDS encoding DUF1045 domain-containing protein, producing MRADDGLARWPAQARFAIYYAPPRDSAWWRAGCAWLGRDPESGAAGSGPAASVPADSSSAEPCSPGSSATDTGAADPRPQPPALTRPLADLTVAPARYGWHGTLMPPFRLAAGVTPADLLAQAQQWAGRQRGFALAVTAAALGRFVALRPATDADEAAMRALAEDALRTFTPLRATPSARERDARRAQPLTPRQQALLDAWGYPYVLDEFRFHMTLSDSLDDPAERGILLDWWRAAAPGLGPLPATGAALFVEPAPGAPFVLWRRLPFDTLRTQP from the coding sequence ATGCGCGCTGACGACGGCCTCGCCCGCTGGCCCGCGCAGGCGCGCTTCGCGATCTACTACGCGCCGCCGCGCGACAGCGCGTGGTGGCGCGCGGGCTGCGCGTGGCTCGGCCGTGATCCGGAAAGCGGGGCGGCGGGTTCAGGCCCGGCCGCCTCGGTCCCGGCAGACTCAAGCTCGGCTGAACCATGTTCGCCCGGCTCAAGCGCAACCGACACGGGCGCGGCCGATCCCCGCCCCCAACCGCCCGCGCTCACGCGTCCGCTGGCCGACCTCACCGTCGCGCCTGCGCGCTACGGCTGGCACGGCACGCTGATGCCGCCGTTCCGGCTCGCCGCCGGCGTGACGCCCGCCGATCTGCTCGCGCAAGCGCAGCAGTGGGCGGGACGCCAGCGCGGCTTCGCGCTCGCGGTCACGGCCGCCGCGCTCGGCCGCTTCGTCGCACTGCGCCCCGCCACCGACGCGGACGAGGCCGCGATGCGCGCGCTCGCGGAGGATGCCTTGCGCACCTTCACGCCGCTGCGCGCGACGCCCTCGGCGCGCGAACGCGACGCGCGACGCGCGCAGCCGCTCACGCCGCGCCAGCAGGCGCTGCTCGACGCCTGGGGCTATCCGTACGTGCTCGACGAGTTCCGCTTCCACATGACCCTCTCCGATTCGCTCGACGATCCCGCCGAGCGCGGCATCCTGCTCGACTGGTGGCGCGCGGCGGCGCCCGGCCTCGGCCCGCTGCCCGCGACCGGCGCGGCGCTGTTCGTCGAACCCGCGCCGGGCGCGCCGTTCGTGCTGTGGCGGCGACTGCCGTTCGACACGTTGCGCACGCAACCATGA
- the phnN gene encoding phosphonate metabolism protein/1,5-bisphosphokinase (PRPP-forming) PhnN, which translates to MSDARLVYVMGPSGAGKDTLLAYARERLQREPVLFAHRYITRADSGPENHVALSDEAFALRSARGLFALEWSSHALRYGIGIEIDQWLAASCTVVVNGSRAHLATALARYPRLRVVHVNAAPHVLAARLAARGRESAEQIGARLARQVEWRAPGGTRIATLDNSGTLDDAGRALIALLREHP; encoded by the coding sequence ATGAGCGACGCGCGACTCGTCTACGTGATGGGCCCGTCCGGCGCGGGCAAGGACACCCTGCTCGCCTATGCGCGCGAACGCCTGCAGCGCGAGCCGGTGCTGTTCGCGCATCGCTACATCACCCGCGCCGACAGCGGCCCCGAGAACCACGTCGCGCTCAGCGACGAAGCGTTCGCGCTGCGGTCCGCGCGCGGCCTGTTTGCGCTCGAATGGTCGAGCCATGCGCTGCGCTACGGCATCGGCATCGAGATCGACCAATGGCTCGCGGCCAGCTGCACGGTGGTCGTCAACGGCTCGCGCGCGCATCTGGCCACGGCGCTCGCACGCTATCCGCGCCTGCGCGTCGTGCACGTGAACGCCGCGCCGCACGTGCTGGCCGCGCGGCTCGCCGCGCGCGGCCGCGAGAGCGCCGAGCAGATCGGCGCACGCCTTGCGCGCCAGGTCGAATGGCGCGCGCCCGGCGGCACCCGCATCGCCACGCTCGACAACTCCGGCACGCTCGACGATGCGGGGCGCGCACTCATCGCCCTGCTACGCGAGCACCCCTGA
- a CDS encoding FAD-dependent oxidoreductase codes for MSYIPIDSTDARYNTLKKGFNLRWPAPEQAAQRILVCNDAAEAQQALDHALTHQLRPTLRSGGHCYEGFVSNNPGGVIIDIGNLTGIDTDVSAGGRRYGFRLAAGNQNWDSYLGLYRNTGKTLPGGSCYSVGLGGHISGGGYGLLSRLNGLTVDWLSGVDILVADNGKARLLHANASQHADLFRLCRGAGGNNAGLITHYYFDDLPVAPGEVVVVQLQFPWDQFIDAGRPQFDAFVNAYADFLHAADTETDTYGLFTLLKLTHVSAGNIGLTVQYTDRDGGVADLGPLLAFLKALAPFKQALQSAYLPGAGHPFIGSHPKTLSAQGLPTNTRVMDWLYATQTFNGSGANQRGKYKSAYMKQRFTEHELDALHRYLSKTHAKDDDFAQSLVQVDSYGGAVNHAFSGNPHFDPAHNETAVPQRSSILKLQYQTYWTDPLNDAKHVDWLREFYWAVYRHDGFNGTPYPASQALRGSRYEGCYINYPDVDMLTGEQPGTAGYHWGELYYGGLYDSLVAAKRAYDPHNVFHHAMSLGATP; via the coding sequence TTGAGCTACATTCCGATCGATTCGACCGATGCACGCTACAACACGCTCAAAAAAGGCTTCAACCTGCGCTGGCCCGCCCCCGAACAAGCCGCGCAACGGATCCTGGTCTGCAACGACGCCGCCGAAGCCCAGCAGGCGCTCGACCATGCCCTCACGCACCAGCTGCGCCCCACGCTGCGCAGCGGCGGGCACTGCTACGAAGGCTTCGTTTCCAACAACCCAGGCGGCGTCATCATCGATATCGGCAACCTGACCGGCATCGACACCGACGTGAGCGCGGGCGGCCGCCGCTACGGCTTCCGTCTCGCGGCCGGCAACCAGAACTGGGACAGCTACCTGGGCCTGTACCGCAACACCGGCAAGACGCTTCCGGGCGGCTCGTGCTATTCCGTCGGGCTCGGCGGACACATCAGCGGCGGCGGCTACGGATTGCTGTCGCGCCTGAACGGCTTGACCGTCGACTGGCTCTCGGGCGTCGACATCCTCGTCGCGGACAACGGCAAGGCGCGACTGCTGCATGCGAACGCCAGCCAGCATGCGGACCTGTTCCGGCTGTGCCGCGGCGCGGGCGGCAACAACGCGGGGCTCATCACCCACTACTACTTCGACGACCTGCCGGTCGCGCCGGGCGAGGTCGTGGTGGTGCAGCTGCAGTTTCCCTGGGACCAGTTCATCGACGCGGGCCGCCCGCAATTCGATGCGTTCGTCAACGCCTATGCGGACTTCCTTCATGCGGCCGACACCGAAACCGACACCTACGGACTGTTCACGCTGCTGAAGCTCACTCACGTGAGCGCGGGCAATATCGGCCTCACGGTGCAGTACACGGATCGCGACGGCGGCGTCGCCGACCTCGGCCCGCTGCTCGCGTTCCTGAAGGCCCTCGCGCCATTCAAGCAAGCGTTGCAAAGCGCGTACCTGCCGGGCGCGGGCCACCCGTTCATCGGCAGCCATCCGAAGACGCTGAGCGCGCAGGGGCTGCCCACGAACACCCGCGTGATGGATTGGCTCTACGCGACGCAGACGTTCAACGGCTCCGGCGCCAATCAGCGCGGCAAGTACAAGTCCGCGTACATGAAGCAGCGCTTCACAGAGCACGAGCTGGATGCGCTTCATCGCTATCTGAGCAAGACGCACGCCAAGGATGATGACTTCGCGCAGTCGCTCGTGCAGGTCGACTCTTACGGCGGCGCGGTCAATCACGCGTTCTCCGGCAATCCGCACTTCGACCCGGCGCATAACGAAACCGCCGTGCCGCAGCGCAGTTCGATCCTCAAGCTCCAATACCAGACCTACTGGACCGACCCGCTCAACGACGCCAAGCACGTCGACTGGCTGCGCGAGTTCTATTGGGCCGTGTACCGGCACGACGGTTTCAACGGCACGCCGTATCCGGCGTCGCAAGCCCTGCGCGGCTCGCGCTACGAAGGGTGCTACATCAACTACCCGGACGTCGACATGCTGACGGGCGAGCAGCCCGGCACGGCCGGCTACCACTGGGGCGAGCTGTACTACGGCGGGCTCTACGACTCGCTCGTCGCGGCCAAGCGCGCCTACGACCCGCACAACGTGTTCCATCACGCGATGTCGCTCGGCGCGACGCCCTGA
- a CDS encoding lytic polysaccharide monooxygenase has translation MKSSMRSATRARPTLHRYMALSLLAAVGATLAPVRPAAAHGAVGYPIARQYQCRIEEGYWYPENGSAIPHDDCRAAFRAGNQSAYPFTQWNEVSANPVGQGNDLAKLKEAVPDGQLCAGGDRSKAGLDVPAAQWRKTRLVPRNGHVELVWENTQSHNPARMRIFISKPQYNAAAPLRWDDLQQIYDAPAPKPIAANGAGHMSSVTSLYKLDVTLPPGRTGDAVIYSYWQRMDAGNEGFFNCSDVSISTDENTASFPWQEDRALVEAGFKPRAGQQVRFRVLGGAQGEEQIDLRVPITTRNADPAVWSRQLNDLLAHYGNTVKIGKRSGNAVEFDAKEPAANKVWLKPNTSSALSIIGSN, from the coding sequence ATGAAATCGTCCATGCGCTCCGCGACCCGCGCGCGCCCCACGCTGCATCGATACATGGCGCTGTCGCTGCTCGCCGCAGTCGGCGCGACGCTCGCGCCCGTGCGGCCGGCGGCCGCGCACGGCGCGGTCGGCTATCCGATCGCGCGGCAATACCAGTGCCGCATCGAAGAAGGCTACTGGTATCCGGAGAACGGTTCCGCGATTCCGCACGACGACTGCCGCGCCGCGTTCCGCGCGGGCAACCAGTCCGCCTATCCGTTCACGCAGTGGAACGAGGTGTCGGCCAATCCGGTCGGCCAGGGCAACGATCTGGCGAAACTCAAGGAAGCCGTGCCCGACGGCCAGCTGTGCGCGGGCGGCGACCGCAGCAAGGCCGGCCTCGATGTACCCGCCGCGCAGTGGCGCAAGACGCGGCTCGTGCCGCGCAACGGCCACGTCGAACTCGTGTGGGAGAACACCCAGTCGCACAATCCGGCGCGCATGCGCATCTTCATCTCGAAGCCGCAGTACAACGCGGCCGCGCCGCTGCGCTGGGACGACCTGCAACAGATCTACGACGCCCCCGCTCCCAAGCCGATCGCGGCGAACGGCGCAGGCCACATGTCGTCGGTCACGTCGCTCTACAAGCTCGATGTCACGCTGCCGCCCGGCCGCACCGGCGACGCGGTGATCTACAGCTACTGGCAGCGCATGGATGCGGGCAACGAAGGCTTCTTCAACTGCAGCGACGTGTCGATCTCGACCGACGAGAACACCGCGAGCTTCCCGTGGCAGGAAGACCGCGCGCTCGTCGAGGCCGGCTTCAAGCCGCGCGCGGGCCAGCAGGTGCGCTTCCGCGTGCTGGGCGGCGCGCAGGGCGAGGAACAGATCGACCTGCGCGTGCCGATCACCACGCGGAACGCGGACCCCGCCGTCTGGAGCCGGCAGCTCAATGACCTGCTCGCCCACTACGGCAACACCGTGAAAATCGGCAAACGCAGCGGCAACGCCGTGGAATTCGACGCGAAAGAGCCAGCGGCCAACAAGGTCTGGCTGAAACCGAACACCAGCAGCGCGCTCAGCATCATCGGCAGCAACTGA
- a CDS encoding M4 family metallopeptidase: MNKLTCLLSITALSLATLSAFAQGGDQQATVDRALQLVQQNPSSFNLSAGPAARSLKFAAAQANAPTEGDQFQVRDVIVDPDGTEHVRFDRFYGGLAVIGGDIVVHSNQGQLKQASLTQAAPINLAGKIGKVGERFVVRNAPDVGATAAQRAATARFGASVRRVDTPELVVFARDVAPTLAYAVRVLGKANDTHGEAVLYYVDARTGALLDAQDLIKSSAATGTGRSLYYGNLSLITDQTGTNAYRLLDPTRGGGSVYDGRGLEAGDIDQGGNNLSIFTSSTNVWGNNTTSDRQTVAADIDYGLAMTWDYYKSVHNRNGVFNDGQGVKSYAHVVFDTGAGTTGANAAWMPSHVMVYGDGQPGSRLPRPVVSIDVAGHEMSHGVTEASANLNYSGDAGGLNESTSDIFGTLVKFYANSPKDPGNYVIGASVVSGGLRKMYKQDLDGRSYSCYPSGGFSWSNPRHDPHYSSGVGNRFFYLLSEGPTVPSTDTGLSKSQLVCNGDTSFSGVGRDKAGKIWYRALTVYLNANSSYPNARRASISAANDLYGTNSAESAAVARAWSAVGVN; this comes from the coding sequence ATGAATAAACTGACTTGCCTGCTGTCCATTACCGCGCTTTCGTTGGCGACCCTGAGCGCCTTCGCGCAAGGCGGCGACCAGCAGGCCACAGTCGACCGGGCGCTGCAGTTGGTCCAGCAGAATCCGAGCAGCTTCAACCTCTCCGCCGGTCCCGCCGCGCGCTCGCTGAAATTCGCGGCCGCGCAGGCGAACGCGCCGACGGAAGGCGATCAGTTCCAGGTCCGCGACGTGATCGTCGATCCCGACGGCACCGAACACGTGCGCTTCGATCGCTTCTACGGCGGGCTGGCCGTGATCGGCGGCGACATCGTCGTGCACTCGAACCAGGGGCAACTGAAGCAGGCAAGCCTGACGCAAGCCGCGCCGATCAACCTCGCCGGCAAGATCGGCAAGGTCGGCGAACGCTTCGTGGTCCGTAACGCGCCCGACGTCGGCGCGACGGCGGCCCAACGCGCCGCGACCGCGCGCTTCGGCGCGTCTGTGCGCCGCGTCGATACGCCCGAACTCGTCGTGTTCGCACGCGACGTCGCGCCGACCCTCGCGTACGCGGTGCGCGTGCTCGGCAAGGCGAACGATACGCACGGCGAGGCGGTGCTCTACTACGTCGATGCGCGCACGGGCGCCCTGCTCGATGCGCAGGACCTGATCAAGTCGTCCGCCGCGACCGGCACCGGCCGTTCTCTGTACTACGGCAATCTGTCGCTGATCACCGACCAGACCGGCACCAACGCCTACCGCCTGCTCGATCCGACACGCGGCGGCGGCTCGGTGTACGACGGCCGCGGGCTCGAGGCCGGCGACATCGATCAGGGCGGCAACAACCTGTCGATCTTCACGAGCAGCACCAACGTGTGGGGCAACAACACGACCAGCGATCGCCAGACCGTCGCCGCGGACATCGACTACGGCCTCGCGATGACCTGGGATTACTACAAGTCCGTCCACAACCGCAACGGCGTGTTCAACGACGGGCAAGGCGTGAAGAGCTACGCGCACGTGGTGTTCGACACCGGCGCGGGCACGACCGGCGCGAACGCGGCGTGGATGCCCTCGCACGTGATGGTGTATGGCGACGGCCAACCGGGCAGCCGCCTGCCGCGGCCCGTCGTGTCGATCGACGTGGCCGGGCACGAGATGAGCCACGGCGTGACCGAGGCGAGCGCGAACCTCAACTACTCGGGCGACGCGGGCGGCCTCAACGAATCGACCTCCGACATCTTCGGCACGCTCGTCAAGTTCTACGCGAACAGCCCGAAGGACCCGGGCAACTACGTGATCGGCGCGAGCGTGGTGAGCGGCGGCCTGCGCAAGATGTACAAGCAGGATCTCGACGGCCGCTCGTACAGCTGCTATCCGTCGGGCGGCTTCTCGTGGTCGAACCCGCGTCACGATCCGCACTACTCGTCGGGCGTCGGCAACCGCTTCTTCTACCTGCTGTCGGAAGGCCCGACCGTACCGTCGACCGACACCGGCTTGTCGAAGAGCCAGCTGGTGTGCAACGGCGACACCAGCTTCAGCGGCGTCGGTCGCGACAAGGCCGGCAAGATCTGGTATCGCGCGCTGACCGTGTACCTGAACGCGAACTCCAGCTATCCGAATGCGCGGCGCGCGTCGATCTCGGCGGCGAACGACCTGTACGGCACGAATTCGGCCGAAAGCGCGGCGGTCGCCCGCGCCTGGAGCGCCGTGGGCGTGAACTGA
- the ahpC gene encoding alkyl hydroperoxide reductase subunit C has protein sequence MPIINTQIKPFKATAYHHGDFVSVSEETLKGKWSVVVFYPADFTFVCPTELGDLADRYADFQKLGVEIYAVSTDTHFTHKAWHDTSDTISKIRYPMIGDPTLTISRNFDVLIEEEGMALRGTFVINPEGEIKLCEIHDNGIGRDAGELLRKVQAAQYIAAHPGEVCPAKWTPGADTLTPSLDLIGKI, from the coding sequence ATGCCGATCATCAACACCCAGATCAAACCGTTCAAGGCAACCGCGTACCACCACGGCGACTTCGTGTCGGTCAGCGAAGAAACGCTGAAGGGCAAGTGGTCGGTCGTCGTGTTCTACCCGGCCGACTTCACGTTCGTGTGCCCGACCGAACTCGGCGATCTGGCCGACCGCTACGCCGATTTCCAGAAGCTGGGCGTCGAGATCTACGCGGTGTCGACCGACACGCATTTCACGCACAAGGCATGGCACGACACGTCGGACACGATCTCGAAGATCCGCTATCCGATGATCGGCGACCCGACGCTGACGATCTCGCGCAACTTCGATGTGCTGATCGAAGAAGAAGGCATGGCCCTGCGCGGCACCTTCGTGATCAACCCGGAAGGCGAGATCAAGCTGTGCGAGATTCACGACAACGGCATCGGCCGCGACGCTGGCGAGCTGCTGCGCAAGGTCCAGGCCGCGCAATACATCGCCGCGCACCCGGGTGAAGTCTGCCCCGCGAAGTGGACCCCGGGCGCCGACACGCTGACCCCGTCGCTCGACCTGATCGGCAAGATCTGA
- the ahpF gene encoding alkyl hydroperoxide reductase subunit F, with translation MLDANLKTQLKSHLEKISRPIELVASLDDSAKSQELRALLAEIAGLSPRVALIERRDDAERTPSFSIGEPGKPAGIRFAGIPMGHEFTSLVLALLQVGGHPVKLDADVIEQIRALDGEYAFETYFSLSCQNCPDVVQALNVMALINPRIRHVAIDGALFQAEVEARQVMAVPTMFLNGQSFGQGRSSVKEILAKLDTGAAARAAKALATKPVFDVLVVGGGPAGAAAAIYAARKGIATGVVAERFGGQVLDTMAIENFVSVQATEGPKFATALEQHVKQYDVDVMDVQRAEALAPGAVHEIRLAGGAVLRAKTIVLATGARWREINVPGEREYRGRGVAYCPHCDGPLFKGKRVAVVGGGNSGVEAAIDLAGLVREVTLIEYGAQLRADEVLQRKLLSLPNVTVVTQAKTVELTGDGAKLNGLVYEDLRSGEIKRVDLEGVFVQIGLVPNTEWLKGSVELSKHGEIVVDARGATSVPGVFAAGDVTTVPYKQIVIAVGEGAKASLGAFDYLIRQDAQDAAQVVVKQEEEAEAEVA, from the coding sequence ATGCTGGACGCCAATCTCAAGACGCAGTTGAAGTCGCACCTCGAAAAAATCAGCCGTCCGATCGAGCTTGTCGCGTCGCTCGACGACAGCGCGAAATCGCAGGAACTGCGGGCCTTGCTCGCGGAGATCGCGGGGCTGTCGCCGCGCGTCGCGCTGATCGAGCGTCGCGACGATGCGGAGCGCACGCCGTCGTTCTCGATCGGCGAGCCCGGGAAGCCGGCCGGCATTCGTTTCGCCGGTATTCCGATGGGGCATGAATTCACGTCGCTGGTGCTCGCGCTGTTGCAGGTGGGCGGGCATCCGGTGAAGCTCGATGCCGACGTGATCGAGCAGATTCGCGCGCTCGATGGGGAGTATGCGTTCGAGACGTATTTCTCGCTGTCCTGCCAGAACTGCCCGGATGTCGTGCAGGCGCTGAACGTGATGGCGTTGATCAATCCGCGCATCCGCCACGTGGCGATCGACGGCGCGCTGTTCCAGGCGGAAGTCGAAGCGCGTCAGGTGATGGCCGTGCCGACGATGTTCCTGAATGGGCAGTCGTTCGGCCAGGGGCGCAGCAGCGTCAAGGAAATCCTCGCGAAGCTCGATACCGGCGCGGCGGCGCGCGCGGCGAAGGCGCTGGCGACCAAGCCGGTGTTCGACGTGCTGGTGGTGGGCGGCGGGCCGGCCGGCGCGGCGGCCGCGATCTACGCCGCGCGCAAGGGCATCGCGACGGGCGTGGTGGCGGAGCGTTTCGGCGGACAGGTGCTCGATACGATGGCCATCGAGAACTTCGTGTCGGTGCAGGCCACCGAAGGGCCGAAGTTCGCGACCGCGCTCGAACAGCACGTGAAGCAGTACGACGTCGATGTGATGGATGTGCAGCGCGCCGAGGCGCTGGCGCCGGGCGCGGTTCATGAAATCCGGCTCGCGGGCGGCGCGGTGCTGCGCGCGAAGACGATCGTGCTCGCGACGGGCGCGCGCTGGCGCGAGATCAACGTGCCGGGCGAGCGTGAGTATCGCGGCCGCGGCGTGGCGTACTGCCCGCATTGCGATGGTCCGCTGTTCAAGGGCAAGCGCGTCGCGGTGGTGGGCGGCGGCAACTCGGGCGTCGAGGCGGCGATCGATCTCGCCGGGCTCGTGCGCGAGGTGACGCTGATCGAATACGGCGCGCAGCTGCGCGCGGATGAGGTGCTGCAGCGGAAGCTGCTCAGCCTGCCGAACGTGACCGTCGTCACGCAGGCCAAGACCGTCGAACTGACGGGCGACGGCGCGAAGCTCAATGGGCTCGTTTATGAGGATCTGCGCAGCGGCGAGATCAAGCGCGTCGATCTCGAAGGCGTGTTCGTGCAGATCGGCCTCGTGCCGAATACCGAATGGCTGAAGGGCTCGGTCGAACTGTCGAAGCACGGCGAGATCGTGGTCGATGCGCGCGGCGCGACGTCGGTGCCTGGCGTGTTCGCGGCGGGCGACGTGACGACCGTGCCGTACAAGCAGATCGTGATCGCCGTCGGTGAAGGCGCGAAGGCTTCGCTGGGCGCGTTCGATTATCTGATCCGGCAGGATGCGCAGGATGCCGCGCAGGTGGTGGTGAAGCAGGAAGAGGAAGCGGAAGCGGAAGTCGCCTGA
- a CDS encoding DUF3592 domain-containing protein — MNGLPSRGARATPKPVRKRLIAFYVLAFAAAGGWMGYGVLDGWHWQDVEQNWESTGGTIEAAYVHEILSHRRIRWETGWIYSYSVNGRKYDAESNALNRAYSAHLFISERQAEHDKETRPIGSRVPVHYDPAAPQRSVLDPATDSPLDWFALGLSGISICAAILSAAMLVKTIKKPKPDA, encoded by the coding sequence ATGAACGGCTTACCCTCTCGCGGCGCGCGGGCGACACCGAAGCCGGTACGAAAGAGGCTGATTGCGTTTTATGTGCTCGCTTTCGCGGCGGCTGGCGGGTGGATGGGCTACGGCGTTCTGGATGGGTGGCACTGGCAGGATGTCGAGCAAAACTGGGAATCAACCGGCGGGACCATAGAAGCCGCATACGTTCACGAGATCCTGAGCCACCGCCGTATCCGTTGGGAGACCGGCTGGATCTACTCGTATTCAGTGAACGGGCGGAAATACGATGCTGAAAGCAACGCACTGAATCGTGCCTACTCTGCCCATTTGTTTATATCCGAGCGGCAAGCCGAACATGACAAAGAGACACGGCCCATTGGGAGTCGTGTGCCCGTCCACTATGACCCGGCTGCACCACAGCGTTCCGTGCTGGACCCCGCGACCGATAGTCCTCTCGATTGGTTCGCCCTGGGCCTGTCGGGAATTTCCATCTGCGCCGCGATCCTGAGCGCGGCCATGCTCGTGAAGACAATCAAAAAACCTAAGCCCGACGCCTGA